From the genome of Nitratidesulfovibrio sp.:
GGGCTATGGCGTCCTGCGGGTTGTGCAGCAGCGCCTCGTGCAGGTGCTCGCGGGCCTCGTCGGGGCGGCCCTGACGCATGCACAGCCGGGCCAGGTGGCGGCAGGTAAGCGCCGCGCCCCCGTCCAGTTTCGCGGCCTTGGTGTAGTACTGCCGGGCCTGGGCGAAGCGCTTCTCGCCTTCGGCCAGTTGGCCCAGGCGGATCAGGGCGTAGACATGCCCCGGCGCGTTGCGCAGGCACTTGCGGAAGCAGTCGCGCGCCTCCGCAGCTTCGCCCTCGGACTGGCAGACCGTGCCCAGGTTGTACAGGGCCATGGGGTCGCCGGGTTTGCGCGTCAGCGCCTCGCCGAAGTGGCGCCGCGCCTCGGAATGCCGCCCCAGCCCTGCCATGCACACCCCCAGCGAATTCCAGGCCATGGTGTTGCCTTCGTCCGCCAGCAGGGCCAGTTTGTATTCCTCTATGGCCCCGAAGGTGTCGCCCAGGCTGTAGCGCTTGTCCGCGCTGATGTTCAGCGCCAGAGAATCCAGCACGCCCACGCGCGGCGCGGGCAGCAGCATGGCGTATTCCAGGGCCTTCAGGCAGTTTTCCAGCGCGTCGGCCTTGCGGTAGCTGAGGTACGGATGGCAGGCCACCCCTACGGCGGCCCCGATGCGCAGGCGGCGTTCCAGTTCGTGGCACAGCGCGCCGTATGTTTCCCGCGCCCCGCCCGTTCCGACGGGGCCATCGGGCGTCATGCCGGGGTGGAAGAAGATCAGGCTGTTCAGGCCGTAGCGTCCGCCCAGGGCCTGCGGGCCCAGAAGGTCGCGGCACAGTTGGGCGGCCTCGGCCATGAGCTGTTCCGGATGCGCGGCACGGCCTTCCGGCTCGCGGCCCTCGTCCGACAGCCGGATGAGCGCCAGGGCAAAAGCGTCGCAGCGTTCGCGCTCCGCGCTCCAGCGGGCCAGGAAGTCGCCGTGGCGGAACAGCCCGGTCAGGGGATCGGTGCGTGGGGCTTCGCCTGCGCCGTCGCGCACGGTGACGCCCTTTTCCTCGGGCAGCAGGGTCAGCCGGTCGCCGGGTTCCACCGGCCAGGTGGGGTCGCCCACGTGCATGATTTCAGCCAGCGAGGTGTTGTCGCGCACTTCCATCAGCACCACCTCGCCCTTGTACAGGGGCTGGCGCGGCTCCTGCGAGCCGCCGCGCACGGGGTAGGCCACCGACCACACGGAAAAGCGCTGCCCTTCGCGGGCGTTCATGTTGCCGCCAAGGCTCACCACCACCCGTGACAGGGGCAGGGTTTCCAGCACCCGGCCACCTTCGGCCAGGATGCGCGAAAAGCCCATCACCGGTACGCCGGGCGCGGCGTCGCCCTTGCCGTCGCCGTCGCCCGGTGCCAGTGCGGCGGCCTCCACGGCCACGGCGGCGGCCATGCGCGATTTGCGCAGCAGCACCCGGGCCTGTTCGCCGTGGTCACGGGCAAAGGCCGCGCCTTCCATGTCCTGCGGGTAGACGGCGAACCCGGCGGAAACGGTCACCCCCACCGGTTCGTCGGTGAGCCCGCAGGTGATGGTCACCCCACGCAGGCGGCGCACCATGTCCACGGCCAGCTTGCGGCAGCCACCGGACGTGCCAGCAGGCACGAACAGGGCGAATTCGAAGTCTCCGGTGCGGGCGGCCAGCGCCTGTTCCGGCGCGGCGCGGCGCAGTTCTTCGGCCAGCGCGGCGATGAGTCGGTCGGCGAAGACGTAGCCGTGGTCTCGCGCCACCTCGCGCAGGCTGCCCAGGCGCACGGCGATGACGCCCATGCTGGCCCGGTGCCCGGCGACCAGGTCGCACTTGCCTTCCGACGCGGTGGAAAAGCAGTCGCGGATGCAGTCCACCTCGCGCGCTATGGCGTCGAGCAGATGTTGGCGGGTGGCCAGCCCCGTAACCGGGTCGGTCAGGCTGGCCTTGTACAGTTGCAGGTTTTCCAGGCACAGCCCGGCCACGCCCGGCAGCACGGGCGAAAGCGCACGCGCCGTGCGCGCGGGCACGCCGCGCGCCACGAACACGCCCAACTGTTCGCCCTGATGCATCAGCGGGACCAGCAGCTTGCGTTCCTGCGGCAGCCACAGCGGTTCCGGGCCGCTGGCGGCACGGGGAAAATACAGGCTGTATGCCTTGAAGGACAGCACGCGGGCCATGGCGTCGCGCAGGCGGTGTTCGAATGCGATCAGGTCGCGCCGGGTAAGCGGTACCTGTCGCACGGGCTGGCCCGGATTTTCGGACCGAGCGGCCCGCGTCGAAGGGCAGGTGGTGTCGGCGGGCTGGAAACTGTCGGGCGCGGCGGCGCCTGGTGCTGTGGGCTGCTTCATGGACATGGCTTATACCGTTTTTTCGCACCGTTGGAAAGTCGTGCGCAGTTGTGCGCGGCAAGGTGTGCCATGGCCCGGAGGCGAGGCGGAGCACCGTCCGGTGCACGCGGGGAATGGTTGAACCGGGCGGTGGCTTGGGCTATGGTTCAAATCGTCCGGTCAGGCCAGACTGGTGCGGCCAGACTGGTGCGACCAGCCAACTGTGACCGGACTGGCGCGTACCTGTCCGCCGGGCACCACAACCCGTCACTCTCCGAGCGGCACATCCGTTTCCGACAAATTTTCCTGAAGCATTTACCAAGAAACTACCCATGACGGACATGACGGACCCGCATATTCCCGATGCATCCCGCGCCGTGCTCGACGCCCTGCACGAGCGGCGCAGCATCCGCCGCTTTACCGGCGAACCGGTCACCCGCGACGAGGTCGTGGCCCTGCTGGACGCGGCCCGCTGGGCACCCAGCGGCCTGAACAACCAGCCGTGGCGTTTTCTGGTGGTACGGCCCGGCGACCCCAGGCAGGAGGCGCTGGCGGGCTGCACCAAGTACGCCCGCATCGTGCGCGACGCCGGGGTGCTGGTGGCCGTGTTTCTCGACCGGGAGACATGCTACCACCCCATGAAGGACCATCAGGGCGCGGGGGCCTGCATCCAGAACCTGCTGCTGGCCGCCCACGCGCTGGGCCTTGGCGCGGTGTGGCTGGGCGAGATCGTCAACCAGGCTGACCAAGTGGAACAGGTCCTTGGCCTGCCCGCCGGACGGTATGAATTCATGGCCCTCATCGCGGCCGGGCGCCCCGCCCAACGCGGATCGTCCGATCGCGTCCCCCTTGAAACACTGCTGCTGGAGGCCCTGTGAGCCCTGTGAAGCCGCGCATTTCCACCTTTCCCATGGGGCCGCTGGAGACCAACGGCTATCTCGTGCACCTGGGCGGGGCTGCCGTGGCCGTGGACCCCGGCGGCATGCCGCGTCCCCTGCTCCAGTACGCGGAAAAGAACGGGCTTGCGCTTACGCACATCCTGATCACCCATCTGCACTTCGACCACATCTACGGCGCGGCGGCCCTGGCGGAAGCCACTGGCGCGCCGGTGCTGGCAAGTGCCGCCGATGCCTTCCTGATGGAGACGGAACTGGGCCGGGGCGGAGCCTTCGGCTTTCCGAAGGTGACGCCGTTCAGCTACCAGCCGGTGGAAGAGGGCGAGCTGGAATTGGGCGCCATCGCCTGCCGCGCCCTGGCAACGCCGGGCCACACGCCGGGCAGCCTGTCGTTCCATTTTCCGCAGGCGGGCGCGGTGATCGTGGGCGACCTGCTGTTCCACCGGTCCATCGGCCGCACGGACTTTCCCGGCGGCGACCTGGACGCCCTGCGCCGTTCGGTGGTGCAGAAGATATTTACCCTGCCCGACGACACCGTGGTCTACCCCGGCCACGGGCCGGAAACCACCGTGGGTTCCGAAAAATTGAACAACCCGTACTTCACGGAGTTTTCCCTGTAGCCTTTACGTACAGGCTGTTATATGCGGAGCCTATGGACATGCCGGAACCGCTGCTCGTCGATTTGCGCGCCACCTGCTGAGGGGTGGGCATGGAGGTAGGTTGGTACCTCCGTTTCAAGCCGGATGCGGCTCTGGTGTTTCTGGTCGGCCACGGGTCCGTGGATGCGGCGCTGGGTGCGCTGCACACGGTTTCCGGCTGGCTGGCCGATGTCACCCGGCACGAGAGCCATGCGGAAATCCGCTTCCGGCGAGGCACGCCGGACGGCGACGACGCGCGGCAGCACGGGCCGACGGGGCCAAACGATGCCGGTGGGGGGCGCCACACCGGGGGGCACGGCAAGGAGTAGCCATGAACACAAGCACCATTCCTGCCCGGGCGTTGTCATGCAGCCCGCGCGCCAACGGCAACAGCGA
Proteins encoded in this window:
- a CDS encoding tetratricopeptide repeat protein encodes the protein MSMKQPTAPGAAAPDSFQPADTTCPSTRAARSENPGQPVRQVPLTRRDLIAFEHRLRDAMARVLSFKAYSLYFPRAASGPEPLWLPQERKLLVPLMHQGEQLGVFVARGVPARTARALSPVLPGVAGLCLENLQLYKASLTDPVTGLATRQHLLDAIAREVDCIRDCFSTASEGKCDLVAGHRASMGVIAVRLGSLREVARDHGYVFADRLIAALAEELRRAAPEQALAARTGDFEFALFVPAGTSGGCRKLAVDMVRRLRGVTITCGLTDEPVGVTVSAGFAVYPQDMEGAAFARDHGEQARVLLRKSRMAAAVAVEAAALAPGDGDGKGDAAPGVPVMGFSRILAEGGRVLETLPLSRVVVSLGGNMNAREGQRFSVWSVAYPVRGGSQEPRQPLYKGEVVLMEVRDNTSLAEIMHVGDPTWPVEPGDRLTLLPEEKGVTVRDGAGEAPRTDPLTGLFRHGDFLARWSAERERCDAFALALIRLSDEGREPEGRAAHPEQLMAEAAQLCRDLLGPQALGGRYGLNSLIFFHPGMTPDGPVGTGGARETYGALCHELERRLRIGAAVGVACHPYLSYRKADALENCLKALEYAMLLPAPRVGVLDSLALNISADKRYSLGDTFGAIEEYKLALLADEGNTMAWNSLGVCMAGLGRHSEARRHFGEALTRKPGDPMALYNLGTVCQSEGEAAEARDCFRKCLRNAPGHVYALIRLGQLAEGEKRFAQARQYYTKAAKLDGGAALTCRHLARLCMRQGRPDEAREHLHEALLHNPQDAIALQLMARLYLDGGEDPEIAEVMARQSVALRPDLKQGWLELARALQVRGRDHDAREALLRAGER
- a CDS encoding MBL fold metallo-hydrolase, with product MGPLETNGYLVHLGGAAVAVDPGGMPRPLLQYAEKNGLALTHILITHLHFDHIYGAAALAEATGAPVLASAADAFLMETELGRGGAFGFPKVTPFSYQPVEEGELELGAIACRALATPGHTPGSLSFHFPQAGAVIVGDLLFHRSIGRTDFPGGDLDALRRSVVQKIFTLPDDTVVYPGHGPETTVGSEKLNNPYFTEFSL
- a CDS encoding nitroreductase family protein, with translation MTDPHIPDASRAVLDALHERRSIRRFTGEPVTRDEVVALLDAARWAPSGLNNQPWRFLVVRPGDPRQEALAGCTKYARIVRDAGVLVAVFLDRETCYHPMKDHQGAGACIQNLLLAAHALGLGAVWLGEIVNQADQVEQVLGLPAGRYEFMALIAAGRPAQRGSSDRVPLETLLLEAL